The Brachyspira aalborgi genome has a segment encoding these proteins:
- a CDS encoding class I SAM-dependent methyltransferase — protein MNNKIKTKINRNTFMINGESEEDNKKREIIKNILINEENKNKSDLHNYFLNNKEEAIYKHLPYFDIYERHFSKYRGKDINLLEIGVGYGGSLKMWKNYFSKLNPNSKVNIYGIDKKERCKKFEEDGIKIFIGSQSDREFLRRLKNEIPKLDILIDDGGHIPEEQIITFEEMFEHINNGGLYFCEDIYTSYWNDYKNKSSFIEYAKKLIDYLNAYWSLKGDDLNANYFTDFVYSLHFYDGIVAIEKKLRDKRYIDICQQASIGKLSKF, from the coding sequence ATGAATAATAAAATAAAAACTAAAATCAATAGAAATACTTTTATGATAAATGGCGAGTCGGAAGAAGATAATAAAAAAAGAGAGATTATAAAAAATATTTTAATAAACGAAGAAAATAAAAATAAATCCGATTTGCATAATTATTTTTTGAATAATAAGGAAGAAGCAATTTATAAACATCTCCCCTATTTCGATATTTACGAAAGACATTTTTCAAAATACAGAGGAAAAGATATTAATCTGCTTGAGATTGGCGTTGGATATGGCGGTTCTCTTAAAATGTGGAAAAATTATTTTAGTAAATTAAACCCAAACTCAAAAGTAAATATTTATGGAATCGATAAAAAAGAAAGATGCAAAAAATTTGAAGAAGACGGAATAAAAATTTTTATAGGCTCGCAATCCGATAGAGAATTTTTAAGAAGATTAAAAAATGAAATTCCAAAATTAGACATATTAATTGACGATGGCGGACATATTCCCGAAGAGCAGATAATAACATTTGAAGAGATGTTTGAACATATAAATAACGGCGGTTTGTATTTTTGCGAAGATATTTACACTTCTTATTGGAACGATTATAAAAATAAATCTTCTTTTATAGAATATGCTAAAAAATTAATTGATTATTTAAATGCATATTGGAGTTTGAAAGGAGACGATTTGAATGCAAATTATTTTACCGATTTTGTATATTCTCTGCATTTTTACGATGGAATAGTCGCTATAGAAAAGAAATTAAGAGATAAAAGATATATTGATATTTGTCAGCAGGCTTCAATTGGGAAATTAAGTAAATTTTGA